The following coding sequences lie in one Streptomyces sp. WMMB303 genomic window:
- a CDS encoding relaxase/mobilization nuclease domain-containing protein, with protein sequence MIAKITKGRRADRALRYDFGPGRDEEHVNPRLVTGNIPGSVDQLAHLIDAHTARRGDITRPIWRCALRTAPDDPILPDTTWARIAERYVTRMGYGNCPWVAVRHGDDHIHLTISRVDWTGLLVRDTFDYHRSWPVVRDIERIWKLVNAEERSNRIAPQVTRPERAASRSRGAPRPEREELRARIRAARDAARGLGRNAFERALTEAGVEWRAHPSVSGGIRGYSFSLSSWRDHDGAQIWVPASKIAKDLRWPQLHADLIPMFTPDQPPGVRY encoded by the coding sequence GTGATCGCCAAAATCACCAAGGGCCGCCGCGCGGACCGCGCCCTGCGCTACGACTTCGGCCCCGGCCGCGACGAGGAACACGTCAACCCCCGACTGGTGACGGGCAACATCCCCGGCTCCGTCGACCAGTTGGCACACCTCATCGACGCCCACACCGCCCGCCGCGGCGACATCACCCGCCCCATCTGGCGCTGCGCCCTGCGCACCGCCCCCGACGACCCGATCCTCCCGGACACGACCTGGGCCCGGATCGCCGAGCGCTACGTCACCCGGATGGGATACGGCAACTGCCCCTGGGTCGCCGTACGGCACGGCGACGACCACATCCACCTCACCATCAGCCGAGTGGACTGGACCGGCCTGCTGGTACGGGACACCTTCGACTACCACCGCTCCTGGCCCGTCGTCCGCGACATCGAGCGGATCTGGAAACTGGTCAACGCCGAGGAACGCAGCAACCGCATCGCCCCCCAGGTAACCCGCCCGGAAAGAGCGGCAAGCCGAAGCAGGGGAGCGCCGCGCCCCGAGCGGGAGGAACTGCGCGCCCGGATACGGGCCGCGCGCGACGCGGCCCGCGGCCTCGGCAGGAACGCCTTCGAACGTGCCCTGACCGAGGCCGGGGTCGAATGGCGCGCCCACCCCTCCGTCTCCGGAGGCATCCGGGGCTACTCCTTCAGTCTCTCCAGCTGGCGGGACCACGACGGCGCCCAGATCTGGGTCCCCGCATCCAAGATCGCCAAGGACCTGCGCTGGCCCCAACTGCACGCCGACCTCATCCCGATGTTCACCCCCGATCAGCCCCCGGGCGTCCGGTACTGA
- a CDS encoding IS110 family transposase → MRIHLGIDVACRASHRATCTDATGEVLISGRRFTTTADDLERLWATLPASDDIIVIMEPTRNARVPLAAWFQDRGATVVLVPPEQSSDLRDYYNKHTKNDRLDSRVLARLPLLHPEGLRSLSDTGPAHPLRRAVRRRSSLVERRTASFYRLDALLELMGPGWGNALGSGAYCKAALAVLQRTGADPHALRRLGPKRLTALLIRHSRGQWREDRAEKITQAARETLKLWPAGLLDYAELAEDIAAEAQLADHLNTQITMLEDRIAVLYEEADPGRIMASGPGLGVITAAGILGRLGDPNRFTSLAAIRSFTGLVPRVSQSGLTGRHGPPTRAGDPGLRETAFKAADLARHVDPTLASRYHDLVVDKGKHHNSALCTLAAMLITRLAAC, encoded by the coding sequence TTGAGAATCCACCTGGGCATCGATGTGGCCTGCCGGGCCTCACACCGTGCCACCTGCACCGACGCCACCGGAGAGGTCCTCATCTCCGGACGACGTTTCACCACCACCGCTGACGACCTCGAACGGTTATGGGCGACCCTGCCGGCCTCCGACGACATCATCGTGATCATGGAACCGACCCGTAACGCCCGGGTGCCGCTGGCAGCCTGGTTCCAGGACCGTGGCGCCACGGTCGTGCTGGTGCCTCCGGAGCAGTCCTCCGACCTGCGCGACTACTACAACAAGCACACCAAGAACGACCGCCTGGACTCCCGCGTCCTGGCCCGGCTGCCGCTCCTGCACCCCGAGGGCCTGCGGTCCCTGTCGGACACCGGCCCCGCACACCCCTTGCGCCGCGCCGTCCGCCGCCGCAGCTCGCTGGTCGAGCGCCGCACCGCATCCTTCTACCGGCTCGACGCCCTGCTGGAGCTGATGGGACCCGGCTGGGGCAATGCTCTGGGCTCAGGCGCCTACTGCAAGGCCGCCCTCGCGGTGCTCCAGCGCACCGGCGCCGACCCCCACGCCCTCCGCCGCCTGGGCCCCAAACGGCTGACGGCCCTGCTGATCCGCCACAGCCGCGGACAGTGGCGCGAGGACCGCGCCGAGAAGATCACCCAAGCGGCCCGCGAAACCCTCAAGCTCTGGCCCGCCGGCCTGCTCGACTACGCCGAACTGGCCGAGGACATCGCCGCTGAGGCCCAGCTCGCCGACCACCTGAACACGCAGATCACCATGCTGGAGGACCGGATCGCCGTCCTCTACGAAGAAGCCGACCCCGGCCGGATCATGGCCTCCGGGCCGGGCCTGGGCGTCATCACGGCAGCGGGCATCCTCGGACGCCTGGGAGACCCCAACCGGTTCACCAGCCTCGCGGCCATCCGCTCCTTCACCGGACTGGTGCCCCGAGTCAGCCAGTCCGGCCTGACCGGCCGCCACGGACCGCCCACCCGGGCCGGCGACCCGGGACTACGCGAAACCGCCTTCAAGGCCGCCGATCTGGCCCGCCACGTCGACCCCACCCTGGCCAGCCGCTACCACGACCTGGTGGTCGACAAAGGCAAGCACCACAACTCCGCCCTCTGCACGCTCGCCGCGATGCTGATCACACGACTCGCCGCATGCTGA